One Telluria mixta DNA window includes the following coding sequences:
- the carB gene encoding carbamoyl-phosphate synthase large subunit has protein sequence MPKRTDIKSILIIGAGPIVIGQAVEFDYSGAQACKALREEGYKVILVNSNPATIMTDPETADVTYIEPITWKAVERIIDKERPDAILPTMGGQTALNCALDLHRHGVLDKYKVELIGATPEAIDKAEDRFKFKEAMTKIGLGSARSGIAHSMEEARAVQRELGFPTIIRPSFTMGGSGGGIAYNEEEFEAICKRGLEASPTSELLIEESLLGWKEYEMEVVRDKKDNCIIVCSIENLDPMGVHTGDSITVAPAQTLTDKEYQIMRNASINVLREIGVDTGGSNVQFSINPKDGRMIVIEMNPRVSRSSALASKATGFPIAKVAAKLAVGFTLDELRNEITGGATPASFEPSIDYVVTKIPRFTFEKFPTADKHLTTQMKSVGEVMAMGRTFQESFQKALRGLEVGVDGLNEKTRDREKIEEELGEPGPERIWYVGDAFAQGFTLEEVHNLTKIDPWFLIQIKEIVDIELWLDHQKLESVDKPTLYKLKQKGFSDRRLAFLMQTTPEAVRAKRHEFGIRPVYKRVDTCAAEFATNTAYMYSTYDEECESNPTDKKKIMVLGGGPNRIGQGIEFDYCCVHAALAMREDGYETIMVNCNPETVSTDYDTSDRLYFESLTLEDVLEIVDLEKPEGVIVQYGGQTPLKLALDLEKNGVPIIGTSPDMIDAAEDRERFQKLLQDLGLRQPPNRTARTEAEALALASEIGYPLVVRPSYVLGGRAMEIVHEQRDLERYMREAVKVSNDSPVLLDRFLNDAIEVDVDCISDGETTFIGGVMEHIEQAGVHSGDSACSLPPYSLSQATIDELKRQTSLMAKALNVVGLMNVQFAIQQSEADGQTVDTVYVLEVNPRASRTVPFVSKATGLQLAKIAARCMVGQTLAQQGITKEIVPPFYSVKEAVFPFVKFPGVDTILGPEMKSTGEVMGVGTTFGEAFVKSQLAAGITLPTTGRVFLSVKGSDKPRTVKVARDLVELGFSLVATKGTAAVIAAAGIPVTPVNKVIEGRPHIVDMIKNHEIAMVVNTVEEKRSAIADSRTIRTSALQSRVVTYTTIAGAEAAVQGMRHLDELRVYDLQGLHKTLN, from the coding sequence ATGCCAAAACGTACTGATATTAAAAGCATCCTGATCATCGGCGCGGGCCCGATCGTCATCGGCCAGGCGGTCGAATTCGACTACTCCGGCGCCCAGGCCTGCAAGGCGCTGCGCGAAGAGGGCTACAAGGTCATCCTGGTCAACTCGAACCCGGCGACGATCATGACGGACCCGGAAACGGCCGACGTCACCTACATCGAACCGATCACGTGGAAGGCCGTCGAGCGCATCATCGACAAGGAACGTCCCGACGCGATCCTGCCGACGATGGGCGGCCAGACCGCGCTGAACTGCGCGCTGGACCTGCACCGCCACGGCGTGCTGGACAAGTACAAGGTCGAACTGATCGGCGCGACGCCGGAAGCCATCGACAAGGCCGAGGACCGCTTCAAGTTCAAGGAAGCGATGACCAAGATCGGCCTGGGTTCGGCCCGTTCCGGCATCGCCCACTCGATGGAAGAAGCGCGCGCCGTGCAGCGCGAACTGGGCTTCCCGACCATCATCCGTCCGTCGTTCACGATGGGCGGTTCGGGCGGCGGCATCGCTTATAACGAAGAAGAATTCGAAGCGATCTGCAAGCGCGGCCTGGAAGCATCGCCGACCTCCGAACTGCTGATCGAAGAATCGCTGCTCGGCTGGAAAGAGTACGAGATGGAAGTCGTCCGCGACAAGAAGGACAACTGCATCATCGTCTGCTCGATCGAGAACCTGGACCCGATGGGCGTGCACACGGGCGACTCGATCACCGTCGCGCCGGCACAGACCTTGACGGACAAGGAATACCAGATCATGCGCAACGCGTCGATCAACGTGCTGCGCGAAATCGGCGTGGACACGGGCGGCTCGAACGTGCAGTTCTCGATCAACCCGAAAGACGGCCGCATGATCGTCATCGAGATGAACCCGCGCGTGTCGCGTTCGTCCGCGCTGGCATCGAAGGCGACCGGCTTCCCGATCGCGAAAGTCGCGGCGAAACTGGCCGTCGGCTTCACGCTCGATGAACTGCGCAACGAAATCACCGGCGGCGCGACCCCGGCCTCGTTCGAGCCGTCGATCGACTATGTCGTCACCAAGATCCCGCGCTTCACGTTCGAGAAATTCCCGACCGCGGACAAGCACCTGACGACGCAAATGAAATCCGTCGGCGAAGTGATGGCGATGGGCCGCACGTTCCAGGAATCGTTCCAGAAAGCGCTGCGCGGCCTGGAAGTCGGCGTCGACGGCCTGAACGAAAAGACCCGCGACCGCGAAAAGATCGAGGAAGAACTGGGCGAGCCGGGTCCGGAACGCATCTGGTACGTGGGCGACGCGTTCGCGCAGGGCTTCACGCTGGAAGAGGTGCACAACCTCACCAAGATCGATCCGTGGTTCCTCATCCAGATCAAGGAAATCGTCGACATCGAACTGTGGCTGGATCACCAGAAGCTCGAGAGCGTCGACAAGCCGACGCTGTATAAACTGAAGCAGAAGGGCTTCTCGGACCGTCGTCTGGCATTCCTGATGCAGACGACGCCGGAAGCCGTGCGCGCCAAGCGTCACGAGTTCGGCATCCGTCCGGTCTACAAGCGCGTCGACACCTGCGCCGCCGAATTCGCGACCAACACCGCGTACATGTACTCCACGTACGACGAGGAATGCGAGTCGAATCCGACCGACAAGAAGAAGATCATGGTGCTGGGCGGTGGCCCGAACCGCATCGGCCAGGGCATCGAGTTCGACTACTGCTGCGTGCACGCGGCCCTCGCGATGCGCGAAGACGGCTACGAGACCATCATGGTCAACTGCAACCCGGAGACCGTGTCGACCGACTACGACACGTCCGACCGCCTGTACTTCGAATCGCTGACGCTGGAAGACGTGCTGGAAATCGTCGACCTGGAGAAGCCGGAAGGCGTGATCGTCCAGTACGGCGGCCAGACCCCGCTGAAGCTGGCGCTGGACCTGGAAAAGAACGGCGTCCCGATCATCGGCACGTCGCCGGACATGATCGACGCGGCCGAAGACCGCGAGCGCTTCCAGAAGCTGCTGCAGGACCTGGGCCTGCGCCAGCCGCCGAACCGCACCGCGCGCACGGAAGCCGAAGCGCTGGCGCTGGCGTCCGAGATCGGCTACCCCCTCGTCGTGCGTCCGTCGTACGTGCTGGGCGGCCGCGCGATGGAGATCGTCCACGAGCAGCGCGACCTCGAACGCTACATGCGCGAGGCCGTCAAGGTATCGAACGATTCGCCGGTGCTGCTGGACCGCTTCCTGAACGACGCGATCGAAGTCGACGTCGACTGCATCTCGGACGGCGAGACGACGTTCATCGGCGGCGTGATGGAACACATCGAGCAGGCCGGCGTGCACTCGGGCGACTCCGCGTGCTCGCTGCCGCCGTACTCGCTGTCGCAGGCCACCATCGATGAACTGAAGCGCCAGACCTCGCTGATGGCGAAGGCGCTGAACGTCGTCGGCCTGATGAACGTGCAGTTCGCGATCCAGCAATCGGAAGCCGACGGCCAGACCGTGGACACCGTGTATGTGCTGGAAGTGAACCCGCGCGCATCGCGTACCGTGCCGTTCGTGTCGAAGGCGACGGGCCTGCAGCTGGCGAAGATCGCCGCGCGCTGCATGGTCGGCCAGACGCTGGCACAGCAGGGCATCACGAAAGAGATCGTCCCGCCGTTCTACAGCGTGAAGGAAGCCGTGTTCCCGTTCGTGAAGTTCCCTGGTGTCGATACGATCCTGGGTCCCGAGATGAAATCGACGGGCGAAGTGATGGGCGTGGGCACGACCTTCGGCGAAGCCTTCGTGAAATCGCAGCTGGCCGCCGGCATCACCTTGCCGACGACGGGCCGCGTGTTCCTGTCGGTGAAGGGTTCGGACAAGCCGCGTACCGTGAAAGTGGCGCGCGACCTGGTCGAACTGGGCTTCTCGCTCGTCGCGACGAAGGGCACCGCCGCTGTCATCGCCGCCGCCGGCATCCCGGTCACCCCGGTCAACAAGGTGATCGAAGGCCGTCCGCACATCGTCGACATGATCAAGAACCACGAGATCGCGATGGTGGTGAACACGGTCGAAGAGAAGCGCAGCGCCATCGCCGACTCGCGTACGATCCGTACGTCGGCACTGCAGTCGCGCGTGGTCACCTATACGACCATCGCCGGCGCCGAGGCGGCCGTGCAGGGCATGCGTCATCTGGACGAGTTGCGGGTGTACGATTTACAAGGCCTGCATAAAACCTTAAACTAA
- the greA gene encoding transcription elongation factor GreA, whose product MNTPLTKFGAEKLKEELHQLKTKERRNVIDAIAEARSHGDLSENAEYDAAKERQAFVEGRIAELEQKLSTAQVIDPSTLDAEGRVVFASTVDLEDLDNGQKVTYQIVGIDEADLKENKVSVTSPIARALIGKYAGDVVEVQAPSGPREYEILEVRYV is encoded by the coding sequence ATGAACACTCCATTGACCAAATTCGGCGCCGAGAAGTTGAAGGAAGAGCTGCACCAGCTCAAGACCAAGGAGCGCCGCAACGTGATCGATGCGATCGCCGAAGCGCGTTCGCATGGTGACCTGTCCGAAAACGCCGAATACGACGCCGCCAAGGAACGCCAGGCCTTCGTCGAAGGCCGCATCGCGGAGCTGGAACAGAAGCTGTCCACCGCGCAGGTCATCGACCCGTCCACGCTGGATGCGGAAGGTCGCGTCGTGTTTGCCTCGACCGTCGACCTCGAAGACCTCGACAACGGCCAGAAGGTCACCTACCAGATCGTCGGCATCGATGAAGCTGACCTCAAGGAGAACAAGGTCTCCGTCACCTCGCCGATCGCGCGCGCGTTGATCGGCAAATACGCCGGCGACGTGGTCGAAGTGCAGGCCCCGTCCGGCCCGCGCGAATACGAAATCCTCGAAGTCCGCTACGTGTAA